A segment of the Lelliottia amnigena genome:
GAGATTGATACGACCATTCGTGAGTTGAACCATTCGACGGATGCACATTTTAAATGGTTGGTAAATATACTACGGTTTGTTGCCCGGCGAGATGTTTTATTATCAGACCTGACGTGCGATGATGCACATAATTTTTGTGATTTTGGCTATTGGCTAAATACGCAATTACAAGATGATAAAGAGGGCAGGAATTATCTTCTTGATATTAACACTAAACACATTCATGTGCATAAGATGTGTCGCCAGCTTATAAAAACAATTGAGGACGGCGGACACAGCAATGCACCATTTGATGATTTCGAGACGGCACTACTGGTATTTTCAGCCTCAGTGTCTCGCTATAAAGGGCACTTGCTTCAACTACGTACCAGCTATGATGCGTTGACCGGTCTGCCCTTGAGGCGAGTCCTTGATGAGTCATTTGACAGCATGAATGACGAGTTGGGTGATGCGGGATTATATTTGCTTCTGTTGGATGTCGATCATTTTAAAAAGATTAATGATAACTACGGACATTTAACAGGAGATGCTGTTTTGCGGTCATTAGCCCTTAATCTGGAAAATAATATCCGGCGTGCAGAATCTGTTTATCGCTATGGAGGGGAAGAGTTTATTATTCTGCTCCAGGCCGGCAGTGACAGAGAGGCAACTGAGGCGGCAGAACGTATACGCCGGGTAATAGCGGCATCAGAGGCCGTAGCAGGCGATCACAGAGTTAAAATTACCTTTAGTTCAGGACTGACGCGTGTCAATCGTGGTGAAGCACTGCGAGAAGTGATGGAAAGAGCGGATGTGGCGCTTTATAAAGGCAAGCAGAGCGGAAGGAATTGCACGATCCTGATTAATAAAAACTTGGATTGTATTAATGTGAGTCATTAAGAAAACAGCCAGCAATCAATGCTGGCTGTTATATTATGTGTTGCTGGTACTCGATTGTTTGTGGAACAGTTCGCGGAACACCGGGTAAATATCGTCCTGATCGCGGATATGTTGCATAGCAAAGTTATCGAACATCGTTTGCAGATGCTCATACTCACGCCACAGCGTTTGATGCGCGCGGCGCGTAATTTCGATGTAGCTGTAATAACGCACCACGGGCAGAATTTTCTTCGCGAGGATTTCGTGACACAGCGGTGAATCGTCTGCCCAGTTATCGCCATCGGAGGCCTGAGCAGCATAGATATTCCACTGCGCCGGGTCGTAGCGTTCCTTAACCACTTCATCCATCAGCTTCAGCGCGCTGGAGACAATCGTCCCACCCGTTTCCTGCGAGTAGAAAAACTCATGCTCATCGACTTCTTTAGCCTGCGTGTGGTGGCGAATATACACGACATCGACGTTCTTATAGGTTCGGCTCAGGAACAGATAAAGCAGAATATAAAAACGCTTCGCCATGTCTTTGGTGGCCTGATCCATAGAGCCCGAAACGTCCATCAGGCAGAACATCACCGCCTGACTGGAGGGTTCCGCACGTTTCTCATAGTTCTTATAACGCAGGTCAAACGTGTCAATAAACGGCACTCGTTCGATTTTTGCGCGTAATTCAGCGATCTCTTTGCGGAGCCGTTCCTCTTCCAACAGCTGCGCAGGCTCAGTGTTCTCAACCGTTTTCAGGCTAAGTTCCAGCTCGTGCAGCTCACGACGTTTCCCTGCCGTCATCGCTGTGCGTCGGGCCAGCGAATTTTGCAGCGAACGGACCACGCTAATATTGGCCGGAACACCGTTGGCGGTATACCCCGCGCGGTGGGTTTTGTACTCGTTTAACTGACGGTGCTGATTTTTTTTCAGGTTTGGCAGCGCCAAATCTTCGAACAGCAGATCGAGATATTCATCTTTTGAGATCTGGAAGACAAACTCGTCCTGACCTTCACCGTCCTGACTCGCTTGCCCCTGACCGCTTCCGGACCCGCCACCGCCACCCTGTGGGCGCTCGATGCGGTCATTTTGCACGAAGTGATCGTTGCCCGGATGGACGCGATGGCGCAGGCCGCCACGTCCCTGATGGAACATCGGTTCGCTAATATCGTCCGTCGGGATTGAGACGGACTCGCCGCTATCAACATCGGTGACTGAACGTTTGTTGATGGCCTCGGAGATCGACTGTTTAATTTGCGATTTATAACGGCGCAAGAAGCGCTGGCGGTTCACCGTGCTCTTGTTTTTGCCGTTAAGACGCCGGTCAATAAACCAGGTCATAAGCCCCCCGTACTGCATTTGCCAACTTTATGCGGTCCCCGTAAGGCCGGAAAAACGGCGTCTGTCCGGCTTACGGTTTACCTATTTTGTTAGCCCGACAGCAGAACTGCCGGGCAATTTTCTGGACTGTTATGACGATTTACGCACGCGCAGATACCATTCACACAGCAAACGCACCTGCTTGCGGGTATAGCCTTTCTCCATCATGCGGTCGACAAAATCGTCGTGTTTTTTCTGCTCGTCGGTTGAGGTTTTGGCATTGAACGAAATGACCGGCAACAGCTCTTCGGTATTGGAGAACATTTTCTTCTCAATAACCGTGCGCAGTTTTTCGTAGCTGGTCCAGTTCGGATTACGTCCGCTGTTATGCGCTCTGGCACGCAGGACAAAGTTGACGATTTCGTTACGGAAGTCTTTCGGATTACTGATCCCGGCAGGCTTCTCAATTTTTTCAAGCTCTGCGTTCAGGGATTCGCGGTCAAACAGCTGACCGGTATCCGGATCGCGATATTCTTGATCCTGAATCCAGAAATCCGCATACGTGACGTAACGGTCGAAAATGTTCTGTCCGTATTCGGAATAGGATTCCAGATAGGCGGTCTGGATCTCTTTGCCGATAAACTCGGCGTATTTCGGGATCAGATAGCCTTTGAGGAACTCAAGATAGCGTTCTGCCAGCTCTTGCGGGAACTGCTCGCGTTCGATCTGCTGTTCGAGCACGTAGAACAGATGTACCGGGTTGGCCGCCACTTCAGCGTGATCGAAGTTGAACACGCGGGAGAGGATTTTAAATGCGAACCGCGTGGACAATCCGTTCATCCCTTCGTCGACACCGGCGTAGTCGCGATACTCCTGATAGGACTTCGCTTTCGGATCGGTGTCTTTCAGGCTTTCACCGTCATAGACGCGCATTTTTGAATAAATGCTGGAGTTTTCTGGCTCTTTCAGACGCGACAGAATCGAGAAGCGCGACAGGGTTTCCAGTGTCCCTGGGGCACAAGGCGCATGCACCAGCTCACTGTGGTTGAGCAGTTTTTCGTAAATTTTGATCTCTTCGGAGATCCGCAGGCAATAAGGCACTTTGACAATGTAAACACGGTCAAGGAACGCCTCGTTGTTTTTGTTATTTCTGAACGTCACCCATTCTGATTCGTTCGAGTGCGCCAGAATGATCCCGTTGAACGGCAGGGCAGAGATACCCTCTGTCCCGTTGTAGTTCCCTTCCTGCGTGGCCGTCAGCAGTGGGTGCAGCACCTTAATCGGCGCTTTGAACATCTCGACGAATTCCATCACGCCCTGGTTTGCCCGGCACAACGCACCGGAATAGCCGTAGGCATCCGGGTCGTTTTGCGCGTGGTGTTCCAGTTTACGAATGTCGACTTTACCGACCAGCGCAGAGATGTCCTGGTTGTTCTCATCACCAGGCTCCGTTTTCGCGATCGCAATCTGTTCCAGAATTGAAGGCCAGACTTTCACCACGCGGAACTTGGTGATGTCACCGCCGAATTCGTGCAGGCGTTTTGCCGCCCATGGCGACATGATGGTGCCCAGATAGCGGCGCGGAACGCCAAATTCTTTTTCCAGAATCTGCGCATCTTCCTGCGGATTGAACAGGCACAGCGGGTGATCGTTGACCGGACTGCGTTCGCCGTTGGCGCTCAACACATAAATCGGTACGCGCTGCATCAGCGCTTTCAGTCGTTCCGCCAGGGACGATTTACCGCCGCCCACCGGACCCAGTAAATAAAGGATCTGTTTCTTCTCTTCAAGGCCTTGAGCGGCGTGTTTCAGGTAAGAAACAATCTGCTCGATGGCATCTTCCATGCCGTAAAATTCTTCAAACGCGGGGTATCGTGCAACTACACGATTCGAAAAGAGACGGGAGAGCCGTGGTTCGAGCGCCGTGTCGACCATGTTAGGCTCACCAATAGCCATCAATAGCCTTTCTGCCGCATTAGCATAGGCACTGCGATCTTGCCGACAAATGGTAAGAAACTCCTGCAGTGTGAACTCTTCGTCCTTGGCAGCTTCGTAGCGCTGGCGATAGTGATCGAATATATTCATGGCATGCCGTCCTTTCGTTTTTAGCACAGGAAAAGAGCCGTTCGTATGAATAGTGGAGGCTCCTGGAAGAAAAACCGTCGCATCTCACTGTCTAAGCAGCAACCCGTGTGCCAGGTCTGACGCTCACAACCGCAGGGTGTTCAGGCATTCATCTTCTTAAAATTAAGCGTAGATGGCATTTGCAAAACTTGCATGCCTGCAAAAACTAATTTCAATGACATATCAATAACTCATCCGAATAATTAGCCGATGAAATAAGCATAAAATGTCAGGTTTCATCCAGGCGTCACAGAATTGAAAGGAGCCGGTCATCTTAAACAATGAAAATAATCGGTTAATCAAACTCATTAGCAGGCAAAAAATTTTGGGATGTTTAGCAAGGGCGGTTACACTTCAAGCGCTGATTATTTGACTACAGGAAAGAATGGATTGTGACCAAACTCAAACTTCTTGCATTGGGCGTTCTTGTCGCCACCGCTGCGAGCACCGTGCACGCTGAAGGTAAAATGTCCCTCGGCGCCGGCGTGGGTGTGATCAATAGCCCATACAAACAGTATGATCGTGACGTTTACCCGGTCCCGGTTATTACCTATGAAGGTGACAACTTCTGGTTCCGTGGTCTTGGCGGCGGTTACTATCTGTGGAATGACGAGGCGGATAAGCTCTCTGTCATGGCCTACTTTGATCCGATGCACTTTAAGCCGGGCGACAGCGACAGCCGCGCCCTACGCCAGCTCGATAAACGCAAAAGCACCATGATGGCGGGGCTTTCCTACGTTCATAACACCCAATATGGTTTCCTTCGCACCTCGATTGCGGGCGACACGCTGGACAATAGCAACGGTTTCATCTGGGATTTGGCGTGGCTTTACCGTTATACGAACGGCGGCCTGACGCTGACGCCAGGCATCGGCGTGGATTACAGCAGCGAAAACTACAACGACTACTATTATGGGGTGTCTCATAAAGAGTCGAATCGCAGCGGCCTGAAAAGTTACGATGCGGACGACGGCTGGAGCCCTTACCTGGAACTGACCGCGAGCTATAAATTCGCCAGTGACTGGAATGTGTACGCCACCACTCGTTATTCCCGTGTGAGCGATGAAGTTAAAGACAGCCCAATGGTCGACAAGTCCTGGTCCGGTCTGTTCTCAACGGGTGTGACTTACAGTTTCTGATTGCGCACTTATACAGTGCATTTTATGCATCACAACGGGGCGCTTGCGCCCCGTTTGTTTTACGGTGGTGCAGAGAAAACAGGAGAGACGAATGAGTGAAAAAATCGTGACCTTTGCCGAAGGCTTGACGGTCCCCGCGATTGGGCAGGGAACCTGGTACATGGGAGAAAATGCCAGTCAGCGTCGCAACGAAGTGGATGCACTGCGAGCGGGCATTGACCTTGGCCTGACGCTGATTGATACCGCTGAGATGTACGCTGACGGCGCCGCTGAAGAGGTGGTGGGCGAGGCAATCAAAGGCCAGCGCGAAAAAGTGTATTTGGTTTCCAAGGTGTATCCGTGGAATGCCGGCGGACAAAAAGGGATCGCCGCCTGTGATGCCAGCTTGCGCCGTCTTGGAACCGATCATATCGATCTGTACTTGCTGCACTGGCGCGGCAATTTTGGTCTCGATGAAACCGTCGAACTGATGGAGGCATTGCAGCAGCAGGGCAAAATTGGCCGCTGGGGTGTTTCGAATCTGGATTACGACGACATGCAGGAGTTGGCGAGCGTGACGGGCGGTACGGCCTGCGCAACAGACCAGGTGCTTTATCATCTGGCGTCTCGCGGCATTGAATACGATCTGCTTCCCTGGTGTCAGCAGCAGAACATGCCGGTTATGGCGTATTGTCCGCTTGCTCAGGCCGGGCGTTTGCGTTCGGGTCTGATGAATCATCCCGTCGTGAACGATATTGCTCGCAATCATCAAGCAAGTGCTGCGCAAATTTTGCTGGCATGGGTGATTAGCCATAAAGGCGTAATGGCGATCCCGAAAGCCGCAACTCTTGAACATGTGACGGAAAATGCGGGAGCGTTGAGGATTGCGCTTTCAGCGGAAGAGTTACTAAAACTGGATCATGCGTTTCCAGCCCCAGACCACAAAACGTCATTAGACGTGGTCTAACAGTTTCCCCCTCACTTTGCGGGTAAGGGGGACGATCGTTAGCGTTTCACGATCTTAATCGTCTGACCAAGACGAGACGGCTTGTCGGCGCTCGCTTTCTGCGGCGCAGTTACGCAAGCGGTTTCGACACATACGAACGTTTTGTAGCCATCATCCGGCACGTCCGCCATGCTGACAGACAGCGCTGGGCCAGGGTTCCAGCCCACTACGTTGCTGTGATGCTGGTGGATCACTTCAATCGCGCGGTTCAGCTTCGCATCGTGGATCACGCTGCACGCTTCTGGATTCAGATAAACGCGGTCAGTACGATCCGGGAAGGTCTGGATGCCATCACTCAGCTTGCCTTCTATCGCGTTATCCACTTTGTCGATATAGGTATCGCCAAGGCCGCTGACGTTGACCTCGGTAATGTCGCCGACGTTGAAATAGGTATGCAGAGCAGAGGCAGTTTCAAACTCACCGTGAGCTTCCAGTTCGATTTCGCAGGTTTTACCCAGTTTGAAGCGAGCAAACAGCGTGAAGTCATGCGGCCACAGCGCACGGGTCTCTTCGTTGCTTTGCAGTTCGAACGTCAGGACGGCACCGTTGTCATCTTCATTATGCGCTTTCAGCGTCCACTGCTGGTTACGGGCAAAACCGTGAGCGGGCAGACCCTGCTGAGCAGCAGGACCAAACCACGGCCAGCAAATCGGTACGCCACCGCGAATCGCCGCGCCTTTTTTGAAGGATGTTGCCGCGCTCAGCCACAGGCCTTCTTCTTCGCCTTCTGGTTTCCAGGAGAGCAAATGCGCACCGTTGAGCGCGACAGAAGCCTTAACGCGCGGGTGGTCGACAACGATGATATCCGCTTCATCAATCTGACGGCGGGAAAGCACAGGGGTAAGTTGTTCGACTACCGGAAGAGCAAAAATTTTGTGAATCATTACGCAATCCTCTGTCTTTTATTCAGAAATAAAAAAAGGCGACCGAAGTCGCCTTTTTGGATCAGATTCTCATCTCAACTTATTTGGAGATGTGAGCGATCAGGTCCAGTACTTTGTTAGAGTAACCTGTTTCGTTGTCGTACCAGGAAACCAGTTTCACAAAGTTGTCGTTCAGTGCGATACCTGCTTTAGCATCGAACACGGAAGTGCATACTTCGCCGTTGAAATCGGTAGATACAACGTCGTCTTCGGTGTAACCCAGAACGCCTTTCATTGGGCCTTCAGCAGCCGCTTTGATTGCTTTCTTGATTTCTTCGTAAGACGCTGCTTTTTCCAGACGAACGGTCAGGTCAACAACAGACACGTTTGGAGTTGGAACGCGGAATGCCATACCCGTGATTTTACCGTTCAGCTCTGGCAGTACAACGCCTACAGCTTTAGCAGCACCGGTAGAAGAAGGGATGATGTTCTGAGCTGCGCCGCGGCCGCCGCGCCAGTCTTTGTGAGACGGGCCATCAACAGTTTTCTGAGTAGCGGTAGTTGCGTGAACAGTGGTCATCAGGCCTTCAACGATACCGAAGTTGTCGTTGATAACTTTAGCCAGTGGAGCCAGGCAGTTGGTGGTGCAAGATGCGTTAGAAACGATATCCTGGCCAGCATACTTCTCGAAGTTTGCGCCTTTAACGAACATCGGGGTGTTGTCTTTGGAAGGACCAGTCAGAACAACTTTCTTCGCACCCGCAGTGATGTGTTTACGCGCCGTTTCGTCGGTCAGGAACAGACCCGTTGCTTCAGCAACAACGTCAACGTTAACTTCGTTCCACTTCAGGTTAGCCGGGTCACGTTCTGCGGTAACACGGATAGTTTTACCGTTAACAACCAGGTGGCCGTCTTTGACTTCTACAGTGCCGTTGAAACGACCGTGAGTTGAGTCGTATTTCAGCATGTAAGCCATGTATTCAGCGTCTAACAGGTCGTTGATTGCAACGATCTCGATGTCAGAACGTTCCTGAGCAGCACGGAAAACAATACGGCCGATACGGCCAAAACCGTTGATACCTACTTTGATAGTCATATATTCCACCAGCTATTTGTTAGTGAATAAAAGGTTGCCTGTAAAATTACAAAAACCTTACGCAGCGTCAAGCGGAATCGTGTCAATCATTGCGACAAATCAATCCTGCGCATAACCTTTGTGCGACTGACCGCCTCACTTTCCTTTTGAGCTAGCAACCACATGGGGGCTGCGCGCGGGATTTTAAAGGGCCATCAGGATAAATATGTGAGAAAGATCACAATTGGCTGACTGCTGAACCGCAACGCATAAGTTTAGAACAAAAGTTCACACTTCAGTGTTAATGTTTTGTTAGAATTCTCGGTAAAACGTGTCTGTTTCAACAGCGAGATATGAGCAATGTCGAATCAACATAACCCTGATGAACTGAAAAAAAATCTGACTGAAATGCAGTTCTACGTGACGCAGAATCACGGGACCGAACCCCCATTTACCGGGCGTTTGCTGCACAATAAGCGGGATGGCGTGTATCACTGTCTGGTGTGCGATGCCCCGCTGTTTAACTCACAAACAAAATACGATTCTGGCTGCGGATGGCCAAGCTTTTACGAGCCGGTGAGTGACGAAGCCATCCGTTACCTTACCGACTCCAGCCATGGTATGCAGCGCACCGAAATCCGCTGTGGGAACTGTGATGCGCACCTCGGGCATGTGTTCCCGGATGGCCCACAGCCAACGGGCGAGCGTTTTTGCGTCAATTCGGCTTCGATGAGCTTCTCAGACGATGAAAATGGCGACCAGACCAAAGGCTGAAGAAACGATTCAGCAAATTATTCCTTCAGAGCGGATTTTTCATGAATATCGATGACATGATCAACAGTATGACGCCAGAGGTTTATCAGCGTCTGGTGACGGCAGTTGAATTAGGAAAATGGCCGGACGGCGTGGCGCTGACGGCAGAGCAAAAAGAGAACAGTTTGCAACTGGTGATGTTATGGCAGGCGCGCAACAACAATGACGCTCAGCACATGACGATTGACACGCAGGGTCAGATGGTGATGAAAAGCAAGCGCGAGCTGAAAGAAGATTTTGGCATTACGCCAAAACCGATTGCGACCTTTAAATCCTGATCCCTCGCACGACTCAGCCAATATGGCAATCCCTCCCTCCTGAATGGTTTTCGACACGTGACGGGAGGGAGAGGCAGTCTGGGTTATTTCTTGTCAATCATCGCTTTTAGATTGGCAAACGGATTGTATTTCGCTTCACCCACGTCCTTCTGCGCATCTTCTCCTGCCACAACCGTTGAACCGTACAGATCCAC
Coding sequences within it:
- the yeaH gene encoding protein YeaH gives rise to the protein MTWFIDRRLNGKNKSTVNRQRFLRRYKSQIKQSISEAINKRSVTDVDSGESVSIPTDDISEPMFHQGRGGLRHRVHPGNDHFVQNDRIERPQGGGGGSGSGQGQASQDGEGQDEFVFQISKDEYLDLLFEDLALPNLKKNQHRQLNEYKTHRAGYTANGVPANISVVRSLQNSLARRTAMTAGKRRELHELELSLKTVENTEPAQLLEEERLRKEIAELRAKIERVPFIDTFDLRYKNYEKRAEPSSQAVMFCLMDVSGSMDQATKDMAKRFYILLYLFLSRTYKNVDVVYIRHHTQAKEVDEHEFFYSQETGGTIVSSALKLMDEVVKERYDPAQWNIYAAQASDGDNWADDSPLCHEILAKKILPVVRYYSYIEITRRAHQTLWREYEHLQTMFDNFAMQHIRDQDDIYPVFRELFHKQSSTSNT
- the yeaD gene encoding aldose 1-epimerase codes for the protein MIHKIFALPVVEQLTPVLSRRQIDEADIIVVDHPRVKASVALNGAHLLSWKPEGEEEGLWLSAATSFKKGAAIRGGVPICWPWFGPAAQQGLPAHGFARNQQWTLKAHNEDDNGAVLTFELQSNEETRALWPHDFTLFARFKLGKTCEIELEAHGEFETASALHTYFNVGDITEVNVSGLGDTYIDKVDNAIEGKLSDGIQTFPDRTDRVYLNPEACSVIHDAKLNRAIEVIHQHHSNVVGWNPGPALSVSMADVPDDGYKTFVCVETACVTAPQKASADKPSRLGQTIKIVKR
- the ytbE gene encoding aldo/keto reductase, whose amino-acid sequence is MSEKIVTFAEGLTVPAIGQGTWYMGENASQRRNEVDALRAGIDLGLTLIDTAEMYADGAAEEVVGEAIKGQREKVYLVSKVYPWNAGGQKGIAACDASLRRLGTDHIDLYLLHWRGNFGLDETVELMEALQQQGKIGRWGVSNLDYDDMQELASVTGGTACATDQVLYHLASRGIEYDLLPWCQQQNMPVMAYCPLAQAGRLRSGLMNHPVVNDIARNHQASAAQILLAWVISHKGVMAIPKAATLEHVTENAGALRIALSAEELLKLDHAFPAPDHKTSLDVV
- the msrB gene encoding methionine sulfoxide reductase B; the protein is MSNQHNPDELKKNLTEMQFYVTQNHGTEPPFTGRLLHNKRDGVYHCLVCDAPLFNSQTKYDSGCGWPSFYEPVSDEAIRYLTDSSHGMQRTEIRCGNCDAHLGHVFPDGPQPTGERFCVNSASMSFSDDENGDQTKG
- a CDS encoding serine protein kinase PrkA, whose product is MNIFDHYRQRYEAAKDEEFTLQEFLTICRQDRSAYANAAERLLMAIGEPNMVDTALEPRLSRLFSNRVVARYPAFEEFYGMEDAIEQIVSYLKHAAQGLEEKKQILYLLGPVGGGKSSLAERLKALMQRVPIYVLSANGERSPVNDHPLCLFNPQEDAQILEKEFGVPRRYLGTIMSPWAAKRLHEFGGDITKFRVVKVWPSILEQIAIAKTEPGDENNQDISALVGKVDIRKLEHHAQNDPDAYGYSGALCRANQGVMEFVEMFKAPIKVLHPLLTATQEGNYNGTEGISALPFNGIILAHSNESEWVTFRNNKNNEAFLDRVYIVKVPYCLRISEEIKIYEKLLNHSELVHAPCAPGTLETLSRFSILSRLKEPENSSIYSKMRVYDGESLKDTDPKAKSYQEYRDYAGVDEGMNGLSTRFAFKILSRVFNFDHAEVAANPVHLFYVLEQQIEREQFPQELAERYLEFLKGYLIPKYAEFIGKEIQTAYLESYSEYGQNIFDRYVTYADFWIQDQEYRDPDTGQLFDRESLNAELEKIEKPAGISNPKDFRNEIVNFVLRARAHNSGRNPNWTSYEKLRTVIEKKMFSNTEELLPVISFNAKTSTDEQKKHDDFVDRMMEKGYTRKQVRLLCEWYLRVRKSS
- the mipA_3 gene encoding MltA-interacting MipA family protein; the encoded protein is MTKLKLLALGVLVATAASTVHAEGKMSLGAGVGVINSPYKQYDRDVYPVPVITYEGDNFWFRGLGGGYYLWNDEADKLSVMAYFDPMHFKPGDSDSRALRQLDKRKSTMMAGLSYVHNTQYGFLRTSIAGDTLDNSNGFIWDLAWLYRYTNGGLTLTPGIGVDYSSENYNDYYYGVSHKESNRSGLKSYDADDGWSPYLELTASYKFASDWNVYATTRYSRVSDEVKDSPMVDKSWSGLFSTGVTYSF
- the ydeH_1 gene encoding diguanylate cyclase, translated to MNRKFKEIDTTIRELNHSTDAHFKWLVNILRFVARRDVLLSDLTCDDAHNFCDFGYWLNTQLQDDKEGRNYLLDINTKHIHVHKMCRQLIKTIEDGGHSNAPFDDFETALLVFSASVSRYKGHLLQLRTSYDALTGLPLRRVLDESFDSMNDELGDAGLYLLLLDVDHFKKINDNYGHLTGDAVLRSLALNLENNIRRAESVYRYGGEEFIILLQAGSDREATEAAERIRRVIAASEAVAGDHRVKITFSSGLTRVNRGEALREVMERADVALYKGKQSGRNCTILINKNLDCINVSH
- the gapA gene encoding glyceraldehyde-3-phosphate dehydrogenase; this encodes MTIKVGINGFGRIGRIVFRAAQERSDIEIVAINDLLDAEYMAYMLKYDSTHGRFNGTVEVKDGHLVVNGKTIRVTAERDPANLKWNEVNVDVVAEATGLFLTDETARKHITAGAKKVVLTGPSKDNTPMFVKGANFEKYAGQDIVSNASCTTNCLAPLAKVINDNFGIVEGLMTTVHATTATQKTVDGPSHKDWRGGRGAAQNIIPSSTGAAKAVGVVLPELNGKITGMAFRVPTPNVSVVDLTVRLEKAASYEEIKKAIKAAAEGPMKGVLGYTEDDVVSTDFNGEVCTSVFDAKAGIALNDNFVKLVSWYDNETGYSNKVLDLIAHISK